From the Bubalus kerabau isolate K-KA32 ecotype Philippines breed swamp buffalo chromosome 2, PCC_UOA_SB_1v2, whole genome shotgun sequence genome, one window contains:
- the TM4SF19 gene encoding transmembrane 4 L6 family member 19 produces MCSGGFPYLSVPVTELHDPPSIGSRTLSSPCVMACSRTCSRILGLSLGTTALFAAVANTLLLFPNWNVTYLLRGLIGRHAMLGSGLWGGGLMVLTAATLISLMGWRYGCFSKIGPCRRMLIALLSSGLALLGALICFITSGVALKDGPFCMFDVSPLNQTQAWKHGYPFKDLHNRNYLYDHSLWNSVCLEPSKAVIWHVCFFSTLLCISLLQILLVVIHLINSFLGLFCSLCEK; encoded by the exons ATGTGCTCTGGGGGTTTCCCCTACCTGTCAGTCCCAGTAACAGAGCTACATGACCCTCCTTCCATTGGTTCCAGGACACTGTCCTCTCCCTGTGTGATGGCATGCTCACGGACCTGTTCCCGCATTCTGGGGCTGAGCCTTGGGACTACAGCCCTGTTTGCTGCTGTGGCCAACACATTGCTCCTGTTTCCTAACTGGAATGTGACCTACCTGTTGAGGGGCCTCATTGGCAGGCATGCCATGctgggctctgggctctggggAGGAGGCCTCATG GTTCTCACTGCAGCTACCCTGATCTCCCTGATGGGCTGGAGATATGGCTGCTTCAGTAAGATCGGGCCCTGCCGAAGG ATGCTTATTGCTCTGTTGTCAAGTGGCCTGGCTTTGCTTGGAGCCTTGATTTGCTTTATCACTTCTGGAGTAGCCCTGAAAGATGGTCCTTTTTGCATGTTTGATGTCTCACCCTTGAATCAGACACAGGCTTGGAAACATGGTTACCCATTCAAAGACCTGCATAACAG GAATTATCTGTATGACCATTCACTCTGGAACTCTGTCTGCCTGGAGCCTTCTAAAGCTGTCATTTGGCACGTGTGCTTCTTCTCCACCCTTCTGTGCATCAGCCTCCTTCAGATTCTCCTGGTGGTCATTCATCTCATCAACAGCTTCCTGGGCCTTTTCTGCAGCCTCTGTGAGAAGTGA